CATTATTCTGTTTTGGCCACGGGTGATCCGTGATAAAATGAATGTGCCATAAAGCTGCTAATGTAATGATTGTGCCACTTTCGAATGAAGGTGACTCTGGGGAGAGTTTCAATCATATTCAGAAGCATTATGGCTTTTTCTATGGGATCTTCTGGGAAGATCTGTTTGTTCCCCTCAAGACGAAAGAACATCTCGATGATTTTGCTTTTGGCCATCAACCGTTTCCGGTAAAAACAAACTAACTGGCGGCTAAATAGCAGTACACAATAAGCCCAGAATAGTTGTAAGGTCTGCAAGATGGAAGAGAGCGTGTTCTGAAAGTAGGGAAGCAGAAAATCCGGAAGAATAGCGAATGTTTTGTTACATTTGGGATTCGGACATTTGTAACGGCAAATGGGAATCCGATATTCTGCATCGGTCTCGATCGCGTAGCGGTTATAAAAACCATGGCGTTTTAACTTCTGTTGGGACTTACAAATCGGGCAAGATTCAATCACAGGGAAATTATTGGCCCTGCCGAGCTGAAAATAACAGGGAAGATCAACTGGAAAATGATGGGTAATAATCACTCGAAACACCGCCCTTATAATTTGCAAAAAGTTTAGCAAATTGAGGCGGCATTAAAATAGCGGTAATCTGTTCCAATGTGCAAATGAGCACTTGTTTCCTGCGGAAACAAAGTGCTCATTCACACTAATGCTTCTATTGATACCGAACATCCTTTCGCTTCTACTATTTGGCTACTACGGAGTTGTTGGTGGAATTACATTTGCTTGGCTAGCAGCACTTTATTGGCCACGCGTTACAACTGTCGCAGCTACTTCAAGTATGATAATCGGTGGTGGGGTTTCAATTGTCTTGTATTTATATAACCAGCTTTCCCATACAACTTTATTTGGTGTTAACCCAATAATCATTGGATTAGTCTTGTCATTCCTCACTATAGTTATTGGTTCATTGTCGCAGAAAGAGGAATATACAAAGTATTTGAACTTTATTGAGGAAAATAATATTGTCGGAATTCGTCATTTCGGTAAGGTATTAACCAAAAACAATAGCGTTGAAGGTTAAGCATTAAAGTAAATATCCTGAATTTACATTCGTAAGTTTAATAAAATTAAAGGGGATTTATTTATGATTGATTTGGTGATCCGCAATGGTTTAATCGTTGATGGGATGGGAAATCCAGCTTTTGTTGGTGATATTTCAATTCATAACGGCCATATTGTGAACATTGGGGTTGCTGATGAACAAGG
Above is a window of Fodinisporobacter ferrooxydans DNA encoding:
- a CDS encoding DUF6431 domain-containing protein, which translates into the protein MIITHHFPVDLPCYFQLGRANNFPVIESCPICKSQQKLKRHGFYNRYAIETDAEYRIPICRYKCPNPKCNKTFAILPDFLLPYFQNTLSSILQTLQLFWAYCVLLFSRQLVCFYRKRLMAKSKIIEMFFRLEGNKQIFPEDPIEKAIMLLNMIETLPRVTFIRKWHNHYISSFMAHSFYHGSPVAKTE